The sequence GGCGCCTGAGCAGGCACCCGGTGCGGGCATTCTGGCCGCACGTCACAGCTTGGGCCGATAACCCATTGGTACTACGCACTGTCCGTGGGCTGAACGTCGCCTTACACTTCAGCCGCGCCGCCACCGGCCGTTAATTGCGTTTAACGCAGACACCGATTCCTGTGCAGTTGGCCATCCGGACCCTGCGCGTTTCATGAAGCTGTTCAGTGCACCTGCCACGGCAGGACGCCCGGCCCTTCCATCCATCCTCGCCGAAGATCATTCCTATGCGCCTCAATCCGCTCGTCCTCGCGTTGGCCATCGCCGCCGCGCCCGCCGCCGCCAATGCCGCCACCTCGATCGAGAACTGGCCTACCAAGTACACCTTCGGTGACGGCACCGAAATCGGCCTGACCGGCAACTACGCCTACGACGACAACAACTTCTCCGGCGACGACCGCCTGGAAGACCGCACCGATTTCCGCCGCAAGGAATTCGGCGCCACCCTCAAGAAAAAGGGCGTCTATGACGCCATGGTCTATTTCGACTTCGAAGCCAAACTGTGGCTGGACGTGTTCTACCGCTTCGAAACCAAGGCGCTGCTGGGCCAGGACTACGGCCGCGTGCGCCTGGGCTACATGAAGGTGCCGGTGGGTCTTGAGGCGGTGCAGAGCTCGCGTGCGGGCAGCTTCATGGAACTGGGCCTGCCGGTGCAGGCAGTGTTCCAGGGCCGTCGGACCGGCGTGGAATGGACCCTGGAGCGCCAGCAGTACTTGTTGCAGGCCGGCGCTTACGGTGGCAAGGACCTGCAGGGCGACAACCCGGGCACCACCCAGGCCGTGCATGCCGCCTGGACCCCGTTTAAGGCCGAAGGCAACGTGCTGCACCTGGGCCTGGCCGGCTCGGTGGAAAACCCGCGCGGTTTCAGTGATGGCCGCGGCGTGTCGTTCAGCCCGCGCGTGCGCCTGCGCGCCCGCCCGGAAGCCGGCCTCACCGACGTGCGCCTGATCGACACCGGCACCATCCTCGATGTGGACCACGTGATCCGCACCGGCGTGGAAGGAGTCTGGATCCACGGCCCGTTCTCGCTGCAGAGCGAAGCGCTGCGCGCGGAAGTGGCGCGCAATGCCGGCCAGCCGCACTTCATCGCCCAGGGCCAGTACGTCTACGGCACCTGGTCGCTGACCGGCGAGTCGCGCACCTATGCCGGCGGCGTACCGGGCAACATCAAGCCGGCACACGACTATGGCGCGGTGGAGCTGACCGCGCGCTACAGCCGCCTGAACCTGGAAGACAACAACGTCCATGGCGGCCGTCAGCACGACACCACCATCGGCGCCAACTGGTACCTCACCAGCCACTTCAAGATGCAGGCCAACTACAGCTGGGTGGATTCTTCGCGCAACGGCGTGCATGAAACGCCGCATGTGATGGAACTACGCGCGCAGGTGCAGTTCTAAAAGACGCTGCAGCGCTCCAGCGCGCGGGCAACGCACTACCGCGCACTGAGGTCGCCCACGGACAGCTGTCGTCGCAACGGCAGCCGGCGTTTCGATACGGCCGCACCGGTCACGGGTGCGGCCGTTGTCGTTTGGCGCAGCGAGCAGACCTACTCTGCTCGCTGCCGGGCGGGCGCAGCCGGTGCGCGGTGCGCGGTGCGGTGCTGTAGCACGCGTACGCTACGTTTCCTCCGCGACGCACACACGCCCTAGGACTGCTGACTACGCTTGCTAGCCGATCACAAGGCGGCCCGCGCACTGTCAGGAGATGGCTGCGCGTGCAGGAGCGGAACGCCATACTTGACGGCATGTATGCCTCGCAACGCCGCCGCCTGCTGCTTACCCTGGTCATCGTGCTGGGCGGGATGGTGGTGGCCATGCTGCCGGCCGGGCACTTCGTCGAACAGAATGCGCTGCGCGAGGAGAGCACCACCGTGCGTCGGCAGTTGCGTCTGTATGCGCAAGCGCTGCAGCAACGCATCGACCGCTATCGCACGCTGCCGCAGATTCTGGCACTGGATCCGGAGTTGCGCGCGGCAGTCGCCGGCCCGCTATCCCCTGCACAGGTGCAGCAACTCAACCTCAAACTCGAACGTGCCAACAACGTCACCCAGTCGTCCACGCTGACCCTGATCGACCGCAGCGGCATTGCGCTGGCGGCCAGCAACTGGCGCGCGGCGCGCAGCAATGTCGGCATGGATTACGCCTTCCGCCCGTATTACCAACAGGCGCTGGCCACCGGCAGCGGCAGTTTTTACGGCATCGGCATGACCACCAGCGAGCCGGGCTATTTCCTGTCGCAGGCCATCGTCGATGATGCCGGCCAGGTGCAGGGCGTGGTGGTGATCAAGATCGCGCTGGCCGCATTGGAGCGCGAATGGCTGCAGACGCCGGACATCGTGCTGGCCTCCGATGCGCACGGCGTGGTGTTTCTGGCCAGCCGCGCCAGCTGGCGCTACCGCATGCTGGCGCCGCTCACCCCGCGCGACCGCACCGAGTTGCAGACTACCCGCCAGTACGCCAATCAGGGGCTGCTGCCGTTGCGTCGGCGGTTGATCGAACAGACCGGCAACGGCGGCGTGCTGGCCGAGGTGCGCGACCCGCCGCTCGGCGCACCAGTGCTGTGGCAGACGCTGGAAGTGCCCGAGAGTGGCTGGCGCCTGCATCTGCTGCACGACACCCGCGCCAGCGCCGCCGCCGGGCGCGCCGCCGCCATCGCCGCCGCAGGCGCATGGCTGGCGCTGGCGTTGCTGTGGTTGTTCGTGCAGCAACGGCGTCGGCTGTCGGCGTTGCGTCAGCGCAGCCGGCATGAGCTGGAAACCCTGCTACAACAACATGCCGAAGAACTGCGCACCGCCCAGGATGGCGTGGTCACGGCCGCGCAGCAGTCCAACGCAGGCCTGAGCCGCAGCCTGGAACATCTGCCGCAAGGCGTGGTGGTGATCGACGAGGCGCTCAACCTGGTGGCGTGGAACTCGCGCTATGTGGAACTGTTCCGTTTCCCACCGGAGTTGCTCAAGATCGGCCGGCCGATTGAGGACCTGTTCCGCTTCAATGCCCGCCGCGGGCTGCTGGGGCCGGGGCCGATCGAAGCGGCCATCGAGCGACGGCTGAACCACCTGCGCAGCGGCAAGCCGCACATGCGTGAAAGCGAGAAGGAAGACGGCACGGTGCTGGAGATTCGCGGCAATCCGCTGCCCGACGGCGGGTTTGTCACCAGCTACGCCGACATCACCAGCTACAAGAACGCCGCGCGCGAACTGCGCTCGCTGGCCGATGCGCTGGAGCATCGCGTGGCCGAGCGCACCCGCGACCTGGCTGCCGCCAAACGCGAGGCCGAAAGCGCCAACCGCTACAAGACCCGCTTTGTCGCCTCGGCCGTGCACGACCTGCTGCAGCCGCTCAATGCCGCGCGCATGTTCGTCTCGGTCCTGCGCGGGCAGGTGCGCGAGCCCGGCAGCGCGCGCGTGGTCGACAACATCGATGGCGCCCTGGCCGCGCAGGACGCCATCCTCAACAGCCTGCTCGACATCTCGCGCCTGGAAGCCGGCAGCCTGAAGACACAGGTGCGCGACTTCGCACTGGCTCCGTTGCTGGAAACGCTGGCGCGCGAGTTCGGCATCCTGGCCGAAGACCGCGGGCTGGTGCTGGAGTGGGTGCCGACATCGGTAGTGGTGCTGAGCGACGAAACCCTGCTGCGCCGCATCCTGCAGAACTTTCTGTCCAACGCGATCCGTTACACCCCGCGCGGACGCGTGCTGATCGGCTGCCGTCGGCGTGGCGGCTGGTTGCGTATCGAAGTGCACGACCAGGGCCCCGGCATTCCGGACGCGTTGCAGCACGAAATCTTCGAAGAATTCCGCCGCCTGGACGATGGCGTGGCCAATGACCGCGGCGCGGGCCTGGGGCTGGCGATTGTCGAACGTATCGGCCGCCTGCTGGGCCACCGCATCGGCCTGCGTTCAACGCTGGGCAGCGGCAGCGTGTTTTCGGTCACCTTGCCATTGGGCGAACGCGCTGCCATCGCCACGCAGTTGCCGCCGCCCACCGCAACCGCCGAACACGGCAACGAACCCATCCTGCACGGCTGCCGGGTCTGGTGCGTAGACGACGACCCACGTGTTTGCGAGGCCACCCGCGCGCTGCTGGAACGTTGGGAATGCCGCGTGGATTTTTCCGGCGGCCCCGACGAAGCGCTGGCCAGCGCCAGCGCCGATGACGCACCGGAACTGCTGCTGCTGGATGTGCGCATGGGCGCGCACTACGGCCCGATGCTGCTGCCGCAACTGGTAGGCCGCTGGCAACATGAGCCCCGCATCATCCTGGTCACCGCAGAGCCCGACCCGGCGCTGCGCGAGCATGCACAGGAACTAGGCTGGGGCTTTCTGTCCAAGCCGGTGCGCCCGCCGGCGTTGCGTGCCCTGATGACACAGATGCTGTTGCGGCGCGGGTGAACTGCGCCGTCGCGCAGCATCGACAGGCAACAAAGGGCTGCGCTGGGTGTGTCGCGACGCTTCCGGCCTGCTTGCCGCCGAGAGGCCGAATGATGGCGCGCCGTACTGCACGCGTCCCATGCGGCGATTTCCTGGCCCTGCATGGTCCGGCGAGTTTCGCCGGATCGTTTCAGCGTACCGAAGTGCGTGCTGCCTCAAGCGCGCGTTGGCGATGGCGCTAGAGTACTTGCGTCCATTGCTGCACACGTCTGCATCGTACACAGCTCACCTGCCGATTTTTCTCCGCCCCCAGAAAGTTGTGGAGTCCTCATGTTCAGGCCTGCCTCGGTGATATTGACCGCGTTGCTTGCCGCAGGTTGCGCAGCGGAGATGCCCGTGCAGGCGTCCACACCATCGGCGACCGTGCCGCCCTCCGGCCCGGTGCGCGCGGACATGGACCCGTACACCTTGCAGACCCTGGACCGCGTGCTGCACCAGGCATCCAAGCATCGCGGCATGAGTCCGGGGCATCTGATCAAGCTGCTCTCGGCAGAATTTCTCGGCACGCCGTATCAGGCCAACATGCTGCAGGGCTCGGCCACCGTGCCGGAGCGGCTGATCATCGACTTCAGGGGCCTGGATTGCTTCACCTATCTGGACTATGTCGAAGCGGCGCGCCACGCCCATTCGCAGCAGGACTTCGTCGATCGCGTGGTCCTCACCCGCTACGTCGATGGCGTCATCGGCTTCACCTCGCGCAAGCACTTCTTTTCGGACTGGGTCGCACGTCCCTACCAGCTTGCCGACGACATCACCGCAACGCTCAGCCCCAGGGCCGTGAGCGTGGACAAGACACTCAATCTCAAGGCCGATGGCAGCAACTATCTGCCGGGATTGCCGCTGGTGCAGCGGTCCATCACCTACATCCCCGCCGTCAATGTGGACAGCACGGTGGTCCGACAACTGCGCACCGGCGACTATGTGGGCAGGTACTCGCCGGCGCCCGGGCTGGATGTCAGCCATGTCGGCATCTTCGTCATGACCGACCGGGGCCCGGTGTTACGCAATGCCTCATCGCGCCCGGAAAACGAAAAGGTCGTGGACTCGCCGTTCATGGAGTACGTTGCCCGCACGCAGGGCATCGTCGTCTACAGGGCCAGACCCTGATCCCGGTCGCCATGCGGGCAACCGCCAGTCCGGCGGCAAGCATCGTCTCGGTCCGCTCCGCTGGTGCATTGCCGGAGCCACACTGTGTCGATGGGCGTGGGCGAGCCCTCACCCATCTCCCGCTGCAGCGCGCACTGGGTGAGCGTGCGATGCCAACGCAGCGTGCGGATCTGCACGATCGCCGCTGAGCGATCGCGTGGAGGTCGGTGCGACGCCGGCACTCGCGCACCCAACCGGTAGCGTGCCAGGCACCCGGGCGACTGCACCTGCTACACTATCGAGAACGATTCCCATTTGACTTTGCGTCACGGAGCATGTCACGTGCGCCGTCAGCGCCCTGGAGCTCTTACTCGATGAAGCTTTCCGCCCATGGATCGGCCGGCATGCCGTTCGTTGCCACCCTCTGCCTGTTCGCCTCCGCCACCGCTTCGGCCCAATCGGATGTCACCGATACGCTGGATACGGTGGTGGTGGCCGCCTCGCGCTCCAACATGACCGTGGCCGAATCGCCGCAAACGGTGTTGATCATCGACAAGGCGCAGATCCAGCAGCAGCTGACCATCTCTAGCAACTCCTCCGACGTGCTGGCCAACCTGATTCCGTCGTACACGCCCAGCCGCGGCAAGATGAATGGCAGCGGCGAAACGCTGCGCGGGCGTACGCCGTTGATCCTGATCGACGGCGTGCCGCAGTCCAATCCGATCCGTCCCACCGGACGCGAGGCGCACACCATCGATTACTCGATGGTCGAGCGGATCGAGGTGATCCAGGGCGCCAACGCCATCAACGGGCTGGGCGCCACCGGCGGCACCATCAACATCATCACCCGGCGCCCGCGCGACGGTGAGCTCAACCAGCACGTCGATGTGCAGGCCACCGCGCCCACCGCGCAAACGCGTGCGGAAACCACAAGCGTTGAGACCCGCTACCGCGTGGACGGCCGCACAGACAAGCTCGATTACCTGTTCTCGGCCAGCTACAGCGATCAAGGCCTTTACGTAGATGGACAAGGCCGGCCGATCGGCGCCGACAACACTCAGGGCGACCTGATGACCTCCAAGAGCTACGACGTGCTGGCCAAGCTCGGTTACGCGCTCACCGATGCGCAGCGCCTGAGTGTCAGCGTCAACCGCTACCGCATCAAGAACGACAACGACTACATCGGCATCGCCGGCAACCGTACGCAAGGCCTCCCCACCACCTCGGTGCGTGGCACCCCACAAGGCACTGCGCCGTGGAACGATGTCTTGACCTCCAGCCTGTCGTACAGCCACGACGATCTGGCTGGCATGCAGCTGAGTGCGATGGTGTTCAACCAGGAATTCGAAGGGCTGTTCGGCGCCGATAATTCGTCCACGTTCCAGGACCCGCGTATCGCACCGGTCGGCACGCTGTACGACCAATCGCGGTCGGTCGCCTCCAAGTGGGGCAGCAAGGTCAGCCTGACCAAGGACGACCTGCTCGACAGCCGGATCAAGCTCACCGGCGGCATCGACCTGCTGGCAGATACCGGCAAGCAGGATCTCTACGGCACCGGTCGCACCTACGTGCCGGAGTCGGACTATCGCAACCTCTCGCTGTTCGTTCAAGGCGAATACAAACTGCTGCCCACGCTGACCTTGCATGCCGGCATACGCCGCGAAGAGGCCGAGCTGAAGATCGACAGCTACCAGAGCTTGTGGCGCTACAACCGCGTCGATGTCGAAGGCGGCACGCTCGATTTCAACCAGACCCTCTACAACGCCGGCCTGGTCTACACACCGGTCGAAGGGGTGAGTTTCTTCACCAGCTATTCCGAAGGCTTCGGCATGCCGGATGTGGGCAGGGTGCTGCGTGCGATCAACACGCCCGGCACGCGCGTGGCCAGCCTGAGCACGCTGGAACCGATCCTGACCAAGAGCGTAGAAGCCGGCACCCGCCTCACACGCGGCGCGTTCGATGCCGACCTGAGCTACTTCCAGTCCAACTCGGATCTGGGTACGCGCGTGGTACCGATCAATGGCGCCTTCATGATGAGCCGCGAAAAAACCCGCGTGCAGGGCGTGGACGCCAGCCTGGGGTATCGCCTGGATGCTGCGCATCGCCTGCGCCTGGCCTATGCATACACGCGCGGCCGCTACGACAGCGACAACGATGGCCAACTGGATGCGCGCCTGGATGGGCTCAACGTGGCGCCCAATCGCGTGATCGCCTCATGGTCGGCGCAGTGGACGCCAAAGCTGTCGTCGTTCGTGCAGGCCCAGCATGCCTTCAGCCAATCCTTCGACGAAGCGGACAAGCGCTTCAGCGGGTACACGCTGGTCGATGCAACCTTCAACTACTCACTACCGCGCGGTGCCTTGCGGATGGGCGTGTCCAACCTGTTCGACAAGCAGTACATCACCTACTACTCGCAATCGGCCCTGGTCGAGCCGCTACGCTATTTCGCCGGCCGTGGCCGCACGCTGACGCTGGGATATTCGCTGGATTTTTGATGAGGTGGCCGTCGCCAGCAGCACGCTTGCGCGGGGAGCAATGCGCAAGCGTGCCGCGGTGGCGGTGATCCCCGTTTTGCTTGAGTTCGCTGCCGGATGATCGTGAGGCATCGTCGGTGTCGTTTCCGCAGCCCGGCCCACATGCATGCAGAGGCCCCTTTGCTCAGCGTCGCGGTTGTTCACTGCCCGCCCCGGACAACCTGCACCGCCGGTCCCGGATACGCGTGTCATCGCGTAGCCGCGCACAGCAGCATGCCGATGCACCGGCAATAGACGGCACGCGCGTCCGCCCATCCAACCGTCTGCTGCCAGGCATGACAAGCACTGCCCACGCCGCATAAAAGCGCTTCGCGCACGATCCGGACGATCAGGCAAGGATGCCGGATAACCGGGCTCACGCTGCCGGATCTGCAGGCTGCACAGTTGCAGCACGCAACGACGCACGGGAGACCCACATGCATCAGACACGCTCGCTGGACCACTACCGCCTGCTCGGCCGCTCCGGGCTGCGCGTCTCGCCGCTGTCGCTGGGCACCATGACCTTCGGCGAGGCATGGGGCTGGGGCGCGGATGCAAGCGAAGCCAGGCGCATCTTCGATGCCTACGCCGACCGCGGCGGCAACTTCATCGACACCGCGGTCAACTACACCAACGGCGGCGCCGAGCACATCGTCGGCGGCCTGCTCAAGCAGCGTCGCGAGCGCTTTGTGGTGGCGACCAAATTCACCATGGCGCGCGATGCAGACAACATCAATTCCGGCGGCAATCATCGTCTGAACCTGATCCGCTCGGTCGAGGCCAGCCTGCGTCAGCTCGACACCGATCGCATCGACCTGCTGTATCTGCACGCCTGGGACTTCACCACCTCGCCGGACGAAGTGATGTGCGGGTTGGAGCACCTGGTGCAGTCCGGCAAGGTGGTGTACCTCGGCATCTGCAACACGCCGGCCTGGCGCGTGGCGCAATTGCAGACGCTGGCCGATCTGCGCGGCTGGTCGCCCTTGGTCGCGCTGCAGATCGAATACAGCCTGGTCGAGCGCACCGTCGAACACGAGTTGCTGCCGATGGCGAGTGAATTGGGCCTGGGCGTATTGCCGTGGTCGCCACTGGGCGGCGGCATCCTGACCGGCAAGTACAGCCACGCGGATCTGTCCGACGACAACGCGGCAGAGGTCTCCACCAGCCGCAAGGGCGTGATCGCCTCCACCGGGCATCTCAACGCGCGCGCGCTGGAAATCGCCGATGTGGTCGGCACGGTGGCCGACGAGCTGGGCGCTTCGCGCTCGCAAGTGGCGCTTGCCTGGACCTTGCGCAATCCGGCAGTGGTCTCGCCGGTGATGGGCGCACGCACGCTGCAACAGGCCGAAGACAACTTCGGCGCACTGGAGATCGTGTTCAACGACGACCAACTGGCACGACTGGATCAGGCCAGCGGCCTGTCGCCGATCTTCCCGGCGCGTTTCATCGGCCGGCCGATGGCGCAGCAGTTGATCTACGGCACGCACGCACTGCAGCCCCGTAGCTGATGCAAAGGACCCGCAGATGACCAGACCATCCGCCATCGCCGCAGCGCTGTGCCTCGCCGCCGGCGCGTTCGCCGGCGCCGGGGCAATCGTTCCGCGATCGGCAGCCGCCGCCGATGGCTGCGCCGGCACATCGCAGCAGGTGTGCAACACGCAATGCGTCGATGCCGCATTCGCACGTTGGCAGGCAGGCGGCACCGGCTTCTTCGAAGACCTGCTGTCGCCGGACGTGGTGTGGACCATCCACGGCTCCGGCCCGAGCGCCGGCACCCTGCATGGCCGCGACACCTTGATCGACAAGGCGGTGCGCCCACTGACCGAGCGCTTGGCATCGCCGTTGCGCCCGTTGCGGCGGCAACTCTGGGCCGATGGCGAGCACGTCATCGTGCAATGGCAAGGCGCTGCCAACCTGCCCAACGGCGACATCTATCGCAATCAGTACGTCTGGATCCTGCGGATGCGCGACGGCAAAGCTGTCCAGGTGGATGCGTATCTGGATCTGGCCGCCTACGACGCGGTGCTGCAACGTGCACCCGCCCAACTGCGACGCAGGACAAGCACATGACCGATGCACGCATGAGCGCCGCTATTGCTGTTGCACTCGGCGCGGGTGCCGCCGTGCTCTGCAATGCCACCCCGCTTGACGCCACCGCGCGCCCGATGGCGACGACGCATTCCCCACTCCGCACGGAGACGACCATGCAACAGCATCCCTACATCGGCATGTGGGTCACCCGCGATGGGCAGATCCGCCAGGCCTTGTTGGCCAACGGCCGTTACGACGAAGCACGCCATGCACGGCAAAGCGCCTACCAGGGCCGGTACGAAGTCACGGGCAACACCATCCATTACTGGGACGACAGCGGATTCACTGCCGACGGCCGCTTCGTCGGTGCCGACGAGCTGCACCACGGCGGCATGGTGTTCTATCGCCAGCGGGCTGACTGACGTGCTTCATGGACCACTGCACACCCTTTGCTCAGTGCGGCATGCACCACTCGCCCACGCTGGGCATGAGCGCGCTTTCCACACCCAACCGACGACTGTTCGCGACGTTTTTTTGCCGTTCCAACCCCATACGCGACGTGGTGTTCTCAGCCTTCGCCTTCCGGCTCCAGCGCCTTGACCAGCACCGCCGCCTGCGTGCGACTGTAGCAATCGAGCTTTTTCAGGATGGCGGTGACATGCACCTTGACAGTGTTCTCGGCCAGACCGAGTTCGTGGGCGATCTGCTTGTTGAGCAAGCCATCGGCCAGGCTCAGCAATACGCGGAACTGTTGCGGGGTGAGCTGGGCGAGTTTGGACGCCAGTTGCGCGTCCGCCTCCGAGCGCTCGGCAGTCATGGGCGGAAACCAGGTACCGCCGTCCAGCACGCTGGCCACCGCAGTGCCGATGGTGTCGGCCGGCGTGGATTTTGGGATGAAGCCGGCCGCGCCAAACTGCTGTGCGCGCCGGATCACCCGCGGGTGATCGTTGGACGAGATCACCACCACCGGGATGTCCGGATGTTCGCCGCGCACATGCAACAGCGCCGAAAAACCGCGGGCACCGGGCATGGCCAGATCCAGCAGCACCAACTCGGCCTGCGGGTGCGAGCGCAGCATCGCGCTCAGCGTGGTGGCGCTGGACGCTTCCACTACCTGCGCCTGCGGCAGGGTTTGCTGCAGCACGTGGATCACGGCGGCACGGAACAGCGGGTGGTCGTCGGCGACGAGAATGGTGAGATCGGCCATCTGCCAAGTCTGGCACATGGGCGCGTCGGTGTGCCGCAGCGGCGCCGACCGTGCTCCGGTGGTCAGTGCTTGAACCCCGCTGGCACGGTGCGGAGCAGGCAATCGACGTTTGATCGCGGCGCAATCGGCTACCAGTGCGCTTTTGCTGTCTTCATCGGTTGGCCGGCGCTGTCCGCACCCCCACTGCGCACGCGGGTCGCATCGCGCGCGTTGGAACCAAGGCGCTCACTGGCCTGCGCGCGCATCGGCCTTCCCAATATCCATTCGTCGTCAGACAGCCGTGCCGCGTAGCACTCAATGACGATGGCAACGCTGCACCGATGTCGCGCAACCACCCATGATGCTGGCCGGCTGTAGCCACGACCGTGCCAGCACAGCACTACATCATCTAGACGGCGAATGCGCACCCTAACGCGGCGGATGCGTACTCGCCCGCCACGCCTCCAGGAACTGTCGACGCTTGAGTTTGTCCAGATACACCAGCAGGCCGGGACCGAGCGGGATCGGCCGGAACGGCGGTTGCGCCGAGCCGCCACGGCCGCCGGCGGCCGGCAGGATCGGCATCAGCCGCGCTTCGCGCGAAAGCACCTGCTGGCCACGTGGCGACAGCAGATAGTCGAGAAACCTGCGCGCTTCCGGCGCGTGCGGTGCATTCTTGGGAATCACCGCGGTGCGCAGCGCCACCAGCGTGTAGTCCTGCGGCTGCACGATACCCAGTGGCGCACCGGCATCGATGCGCGCCTGCGCGTAGGACCCGAGCACGTTGTAGGCCAGCAGCAACTCGCCGCGACTGACACGGTCCAGCAAGGTGCCGGTGCGCTCTTCCAGCTTGACCTGATTTGCGCCCAGCGCGGCCAGCAGCGCGCCGGCAATGCTACCCACCTGCCCGTCCTGGGTGGCGAACAGGTAGCCCACGCCGCTGCGCTCGACATCGTAGGTGCCCACCTTGCCGCGCAACGGCGCATCGGGCGCACGCAGCAACGCCAGCAGTTGGCGTCGCGTGCGCGGGACGCGTGCGGCGTCGAGCTTGCGTGTGTTGTAGACGATGGCCACCGGCTCG comes from Xanthomonas vesicatoria ATCC 35937 and encodes:
- a CDS encoding ABC transporter substrate-binding protein, whose product is MRRLWAMVLLLVHGLALAAPGDVRRFPAPGPMHAQLRVQGSTDLEVFGAVIQDYQRLHPGTEVIYEDVIAWDIYARYLRPGVGAPTADMLISASMDLQTKLVNDGHALAHRSAQTEALPVWAQWRHEVFGISYEPVAIVYNTRKLDAARVPRTRRQLLALLRAPDAPLRGKVGTYDVERSGVGYLFATQDGQVGSIAGALLAALGANQVKLEERTGTLLDRVSRGELLLAYNVLGSYAQARIDAGAPLGIVQPQDYTLVALRTAVIPKNAPHAPEARRFLDYLLSPRGQQVLSREARLMPILPAAGGRGGSAQPPFRPIPLGPGLLVYLDKLKRRQFLEAWRASTHPPR